A single region of the Plasmodium reichenowi strain SY57 chromosome 9, whole genome shotgun sequence genome encodes:
- a CDS encoding G2 protein, putative has protein sequence MGQISSKEDEIEKQNIYATYPGLEQQLDMVFACHDISKQGKLPYKTVEMILRHFLMQCGFMEYVCRFVDENGTLDLKHVSNYLSIKKLMYKLKCCGESMLTLDEMKELVIIFLKKISDTYTEDQTKWLEQMKSSQEQQGKALEEAMYKYEKNILFHHAVKEQQILQNDKKLNEWNENVENAYEAQQEILRQFESSRKRNIDISLEKNNELIIAKDYIDKIKEAATDNKYDNSKCFIYPASSAPCGACTSAGAIIHHRRYKEPRRKKEYSLCL, from the exons aatatcTATGCTACCTATCCAGGTCTTGAACAACAACTAGACATGGTTTTTGCATGTCATGATATATCCAAGCAGGGAAAATTACCGTACAAAACTGTAGAAATGATACTAAGACATTTTTTAATGCAATGTGGTTTTATGGAATATGTCTGTAGATTTGTTGACGAAAATg GAACGCTTGATTTGAAACATGTATCCAATTATTTGagcataaaaaaattaatgtACAAATTAAAATGTTGTGGAGAAAGCATGCTGACACTTGATGAAATGAAAGAActagtaataatattcttaaAGAAAATATCAGACACCTATACGGAAGATCAAACAAAATGGCTAGAACAAATGAAATCATCACAAGAACAACAAGGCAAGGCTTTAGAAGAAGCaatgtataaatatgaaaaaaacattttatttcatcatGCTGTAAAAGAACAACAAATTCTtcaaaatgataaaaaattaaatgaatgGAATGAGAATGTTGAAAATGCATACGAAGCACAACAAGAAATATTACGTCAATTTGAATCCAGCAGAAAAAGGAACATAGATATATctttagaaaaaaataatgaattaaTAATAGCTAAAGATTATATAGACAAAATCAAAGAAGCTGCAActgataataaatatgacaattcaaaatgttttatttatccTGCTTCTTCTGCTCCATGTGGTGCTTGTACCTCAGCAGGGGCAATAATTCATCATAGGCGATATAAAGAGCCAAGGcgaaaaaaagaatattcTCTATGcttataa
- a CDS encoding hypothetical protein (conserved Plasmodium protein, unknown function), with product MGNAMGFKDKNKNKENISIFEKRYGYNLNDLHSYIYKINLPLKPRYVNYILEEKKKTNSKEGQDEYPNDMIVENEESDKMEAEQPCHHDYNDETKEDIFLKNNLNAVDLYQTYEKDNINDSRNIYKNKLIINNNRQNEKYEDKYVHMSYDNNYLYDNHTNNIYTDENISNYIFQRNNISTNHKKGNEIKTYVNLCLNYYNNLDTCVIKKYEKNVQSKKYKYTRLHTCKPHYVLFSRCIKYRDKKLMKEIKKIELNYYNSLNNINKGIYLNEFLTNLNYHEYLIGKLHDSIEKIKLNKELNELRERYDHIIKHKKQMNDNLSKGSNEKGNRSVYKRFMLLNV from the exons ATGGGGAATGCCATGGGGTTTAAGGACAAG AATAAGAACAAGGAAAATATTAGCATTTTCGAAAAAAGATATGGATATAATTTGAACGACTTGCATAgttatatttacaaaattaaTCTTCCTCTTAAACCTCGTTACGTTAATTACATATtagaagaaaagaaaaaaacgAATAGCAAAGAAGGCCAAGATGAATACCCAAACGATATGATAGtagaaaatgaagaaagTGATAAAATGGAAGCAGAGCAACCATGCCATCATGATTATAATGATGAGACAAAAgaagatatttttttaaagaataatTTGAATGCAGTAGACTTATATCAAACTTATGAAaaggataatataaatgattcaaggaatatttataaaaataaattaataattaataataaccgtcagaatgaaaaatatgaagataaatatgttcatatgtcatatgataataattatttatatgataatcatacaaataatatatatacagatgagaatatttcaaattatatatttcaacgaaataatatttcaacAAATCACAAAAAAGGAAATGAAATAAAGACATATGTTAATTTAtgtttaaattattataataactTGGATACATGTGttatcaaaaaatatgaaaaaaatgttcaaagcaaaaagtataaatatacacGATTGCACACATGTAAACCTCATTAC GTGTTATTTTCCAGGTGCATTAAATATCGAGATAAAAAGTTGATgaaggaaataaaaaagattGAACTGAATTATTACAATTCtcttaataatatcaatAA gggaatttatttaaatgaattTTTAACCAACTTGAATTATCATGag taCCTCATAGGTAAATTACATGACAGcatagaaaaaataaa ATTAAATAAAGAGTTGAATGAATTGAGAGAAAGATATGACCACATTATAAAACATAAGAAACAAATGAATGACAACTTATCTAAAGGTTCTAATGAAAAAGGTAATAGAAGTGTGTACAAAAGGTTTATGttattaaatgtataa
- a CDS encoding high molecular weight rhoptry protein 2 (part of same gene as PRSY57_0927400B~gap found within coding sequence) produces the protein MIKVTIFLLLSIFSFNLYGLELSEKLSTKYGAEQGVESTDINTKLCSDILKYLYMDEYLSEGDKSSFEKKCHNVIGNIRNTFSNKNTIKEGNEFLMSILHMKSLYGNNSNAGSESDVTLKSLYLSLKGSQNTEGESEVPSDSEINKTIMNFVKFNKYLLDNSNDVKKVHDFLVLTSQSNENLLPNKEKLFEQIVDQIKYFDEYFFASGGKIKVKKGYLKYNFLDIYKEPVCSAYLHLCSRYYEYVSIYIRLKKVFNGIPAFLDKNCRKVKGEEFKKLMDMELKHSHIVERFDKYIISDDLYFVNMKVFDLKNVDKIQVSKIDDINNLNIYEHKETMHLSAKNLSRYIDIKKELNDEKAYKQLMSAIRKYVTTLTKADSDITYFVKQLDDEEIERFLVDLNFFLYNGFLRITEDKHLINADDVSPSYINLYRSNNIVALYILKTQYEENKLSEYRAHKFYRKKRVSNITNDMIKKHFTETNALTNLPNLDNKKSTEYYLKEYEKFVENFEPDIHDIMKLQLFFTMAFKDCNVNQNFTETSKKLWFDLLYAYDKFGWFYIHPNEVINSINKTDFVRHVLVSRNFLLKNNDQLTFLETQVAKIVEIINLSLEVDKSADSLDFSIPMNFFNHKNGYHVMNDDKLKLLTSYEYIDSIANNYFFLSEYKNDVFRTGNNFKLYFNLPNIYSLAYQLFNELAININVITNVPLKKYLKYNASYAYFTLMNMIGKNHDIYSKGSRFVYASYILGLVFFIESHIDIARLKPKDFFFMKQSLPIIDHVYHKDLKTLKKNCTLLTDFMKINKNSQNYELTHTEEMIKILGLLTVTLWAKEGKKSVYYDDDVSLYRKLMVSCVFNG, from the exons atgataaaggtgacaatatttttattgcTGTCCATATTTAGTTTTAACTTGTATGGATTAGAATTAAGTGAAAAGCTTTCTACAAAATATGGAGCTGAGCAAGGTGTTGAAAGTACAGATATAAATACCAAGTTATGTAGCGATATATTGAAATACTTATATATGGATGAATATTTATCCGAAGGTGATAAGAGTTCATTTGAAAAGAAGTGTCACAATGTTATTGGGAACATAAGAAATACTTTTAGTAATAAGAATACAATAAAAGAAGGAAATGAATTTTTAATGAGTATATTACATATGAAATCATTATATggtaataatagtaatgCTGGTTCTGAGAGTGATGTAACTTTGAAGAGTTTATATTTAAGTTTGAAAGGTTCTCAAAATACGGAAGGTGAATCTGAAGTACCTAGTGATAgtgaaataaataagacAATTATGAATTTTGTTAAATTCAATAAATATCTTTTAGATAATTCTAATGATGTTAAAAAAGTTCATGACTTTTTAGTTTTAACTAGCCAATCTaatgaaaatttattaCCTAATAAAGAGAAATTATTTGAACAAATAGTAGAtcaaattaaatattttgatgAATATTTCTTTGCATCAGGTggtaaaataaaagttaaaaaaggttatttaaaatataatttccTTGATATTTATAAAGAACCAGTTTGCTCTGCTTATCTTCATCTTTGTAGTAgatattatgaatatgtttctatatatataagattGAAAAAAGTTTTTAATGGTATACCAGCCTTCTTAGATAAAAATTGTAGGAAAGTAAAAGGAGAAGAATTCAAAAAACTTATGGATATGGAATTAAAACATAGTCATATTGTTGAAAGGTTTgacaaatatataatttctgatgatttatattttgttaatatGAAAGTTTttgatttaaaaaatgtagatAAAATACAAGTATCCAAAATTgatgatattaataatctaaatatatatgaacataaaGAAACTATGCATCTTTCAGCAAAAAATTTATCAAgatatatagatataaaaaaagaattaaatgatgaaaaagCATATAAGCAATTAATGTCGGCCATCCGAAAATATGTAACAACACTTACTAAGGCAGACTCAGATATAACTTACTTTGTTAAACAATTGgatgatgaagaaataGAAAGAT tTCTTGTCGACttaaatttctttttatataacgGTTTCTTGAGAATTACCGAAGACAAACACCTAATCAACGCAGATGATGTATCTCCAagttatattaatttatatagatctaataatattgtagctttgtacatattaaaaacacaatatgaagaaaataaattatcaGAATACAGAGCACATAAATTttacagaaaaaaaagagttTCCAATATAACTAACGATATGATTAAAAAACATTTCACTGAAACTAATGCACTTACCAATTTACCAAACttagataataaaaaatccactgaatattatttaaaagaatatgaaaaatttgTAGAGAACTTCGAACCAGATATTCATGATATCATGAAATTGCAACTCTTTTTCACTATGGCCTTTAAGGACTGCAACGTCAACCAAA ATTTCACCGAGACTTCCAAGAAGTTATGGTTTGACCTCTTATATGCTTACGACAAATTTGGAt gGTTTTATATCCACCCCAATGAAGTAATTAACAGTATTAATAAGACCGATTTTGTTAGACATGTTTTAG TGAGCAgaaattttcttttaaaaaacaatGATCAACTTACATTTTTGGAAACACAAGTTGCCAAGATAGttgaaataataaatttatctTTGGAAGTTGACAAATCAGCAGATTCTTTAGACTTTTCCATACCTATGAATTTCTTCAATCATAAAAATGGTTATCATGTGATGAATGatgataaattaaaattattaacaAGTTATGAATATATTGATTCTATTGCAAATAACTATTTTTTCCTTAgtgaatataaaaatgatgttTTCAGAACTggaaataattttaaattatatttcaaCCTTCCAAATATATACAGTTTAGCATATcaattatttaatgaattAGCTATTAACATTAATGTTATTACTAATGTTccattaaaaaaatatttaaaatacaATGCAAGTTATGCTTATTTTACTTTAATGAATATGATCGGAAAAAATCATGATATCTACTCAAAGGGTTCTCGTTTTGTTTATGcatcatatattttaggATTAg ttttTTTCATTGAATCCCACATCGATATTGCTCGTTTGAAACCAAAagatttctttttcatGAAACAGTCCTTACCAATTATAGACCATGTTTATCACAAAGATCTCAAGACATTGAAAAAGAATTGTACTTTATTAACAGACTTTATGAAAATTAACAAAAACTCACAAAACTATGAATTAACCCACACCGAAGAAATGATTAAAATATTAGGTTTATTAACTGTCACGTTATGGGCAAAAGAAGGAAAGAAATCAGtatattatgatgatgatgttagtttatatagaaaattaATGGTCAGCTGTGTTTTCAATGGAG
- a CDS encoding hypothetical protein (conserved Plasmodium protein, unknown function): MEKMQEIIDEFVNIRSRVRRHKNKKRNEEDCAFNYSNEENYYYEKRNLYNLYKIIKCYYYLLTHSIKHEKWKIKYKEEKQQKCEKKKLVVEEEKEMLLKKRIQKHHVHKIKNYIIMNRHIHAFKFLLEEYVYMKKYNDLVNVKKIEIKIKKRRQKQNKRKRNIRISINKNVLFNKFISYILQFIYDMLVTNDITYHMCSNNIFFSFFQKIQMNKYELSNDGNNMKNSSQLTIITKNEKKTKRKKNKKRKKKGRTNLLYKNNNHIFYNDLNSQYYYNSFMLKTIDSNLLYLIDNDFDLIKILFFFQVPHLFIMYVYIITCDKNKNISNYYHNMYHKFYMSLLFKIINAFYSSFILTYNKLVSNKDLIILFKIFSNVLKKNHILLFKWLRCYEPIYKKLNERDKKNTKQNEPHNNNIHHIKSVDKKDSFSFHHLKGAYPSNIQEIKEHEKTKREDVRKKYISQGTYLIDCEYEERNRLNKVNNTEKGDKYKIECRKELEGVNLGVHKKEEMNFAFLKDGSFSYRNLFNYFKGNEGKKKENDCTTCDDSNTCHYESVCDKDNDSDRNNICNGNSNNNSNSNNNSNSNNNSNSNNNSNSNSNSNSNNNSNSNSNSNNNYNYNYDVGDFIFHHYVKGEDEIDCINFTINVINNQEDNIRFYKSYIKEHIDSMFLSKYNLKVAKKFASTLNDESKKKKKRTKDQNNTENNNTSIFDNYKELVQNFFLVKKVFMNTNK, from the coding sequence ATGGAAAAAATGCAGGAAATAATAGATGaatttgtaaatataagGAGTAGAGTAAGAAGGcataagaataaaaagaGAAATGAGGAAGATTGTGCATTCAATTATTCAAATGAGGAAaactattattatgaaaagAGAAACTTGtacaatttatataaaataataaaatgctattattatttactGACTCATAGTATTAAACATGAAAAgtggaaaataaaatataaagaagaaaagcaacaaaaatgtgaaaagaaaaagttGGTAGtagaagaagaaaaagaaatgctcttaaaaaaaagaatacaAAAACACCATGTccataaaataaaaaattatattataatgaatcGACATATCCATGCTTTCAAATTTTTATTGGAAgaatatgtttatatgaaaaaatataatgatcTCGTTAATgtgaaaaaaatagaaataaaaataaagaaaagaCGACagaaacaaaataaaagaaagaGAAATATACGAATtagtataaataaaaatgtcctttttaataaattcatttcttatatactacaatttatatatgatatgtTAGTAACAAATGATATAACATATCATATGTgttcaaataatatatttttttctttttttcaaaaaatacaaatgaaTAAGTATGAATTATCCAATGATGGaaataatatgaagaaTTCAAGTCAATTAACCATCATAACTaaaaacgaaaaaaaaacaaaaagaaaaaaaaacaaaaaaagaaaaaaaaaaggaagaaccaatctattatataaaaataataaccaTATCTTTTATAACGATTTAAATTcacaatattattataattcatTCATGTTAAAAACTATTGATTCaaatttgttatatttaattgACAATGATTTCGATTTAATcaaaattttgtttttctttcaAGTACCTCATTTGTTTATTATGTACgtgtatattataacatGTGATAAGAATAAGAATATTTCTAATTATTACCATAATATGTAtcataaattttatatgtctcttttattcaaaataattaacGCATTTTATTCctcatttatattaacatataataaattagtATCCAACAAAGATCTAATTATCCTTTTTAAAATCTTTTcaaatgttttaaaaaaaaatcatatattgttatttaaATGGTTGCGTTGTTATGAACCCATTTATAAGAAGTTGAATGAACgagataaaaaaaacacgaaacaaaatgaacctcataataataacatacATCATATTAAAAGTGTTGATAAAAAGgattctttttcttttcatcaTTTGAAAGGTGCATATCCTTCAAATATCCAAGAGATTAAAGAACATGAAAAGACAAAACGAGAAGATGTTcgaaagaaatatatttctcaAGGTACATATTTAATTGATTGTGAATATGAAGAAAGAAACAGATTAAATAAGGTTAATAATACAGAAAAGGgagataaatataaaattgaaTGTAGAAAAGAATTGGAAGGTGTTAATTTAGGGGTTCATAAAAAAGAGGAAATGAATTTTGCCTTTTTAAAAGATGGTTCTTTTTCATATAGAAActtatttaattattttaaaggaaatgagggaaaaaaaaaagaaaatgacTGTACAACGTGTGATGATAGTAATACGTGTCATTATGAAAGTGTGTGTGATAAGGATAATGATAGTGACCGTAACAATATCTGTAATggtaatagtaataataatagtaatagtaataataatagtaatagtaataataatagtaatagtaataataatagtaatagtaatagtaatagtaatagtaataataatagtaatagtaatagtaatagtaataataattataattataattatgatgttggtgattttatttttcatcaCTATGTTAAAGGTGAGGATGAAATTGACTGCATTAATTTTACCataaatgttataaataatcaAGAGGATAATATACGTTTTTATAaaagttatataaaagagCATATTGACAGTATGTTCTTGagtaaatataatttgaaGGTGGCCAAAAAATTCGCCAGCACCTTAAATGATGAatcgaaaaaaaaaaagaaacgAACGAAAGACCAAAATAATacagaaaataataatacatctatatttgataattataaagaaCTTGTTcagaatttttttttagtcAAGAAGGTTTTTATGAacacaaataaataa
- a CDS encoding high molecular weight rhoptry protein 2 (part of same gene as PRSY57_0927400A~gap found within coding sequence): NLGTGTYLKNFFSELWQNIRFLFKSKLKIRDMEYFSGDISQMNLLDYYSPMVHSESHCQEKMQVLFITLRDSKEENRSEIAQKVKSAYYQCKLDYYKNHHSDFIHRIHPNDFLNNKVYVLKQPYYLMSNVPLNNPKKVSRLFVTEGTLEYLLLDKINIPECFGPCTKLHFNKVVIKESKERIYDMTINNALVPEIQPYNRRKYMTIYINEAYIKNIVSDALTSEEIKRHDIQKGNIKICMGKSTYLTEPILTEEHFNLTHKPVYDFSSVKHNLKVFHMKNEHLVSEDPNDDCFINYPLAAINLDITDPYKEISEDLIKNLYILKSS; encoded by the exons GTAATTTGGGTACTGGTACTTACTTAAAGAATTTCTTCTCCGAATTGTGGCAAAACATTCGTTTCTTATTTAAGAGCAAACTTAAGATCCGCGATATGGAATATTTTTCAG gtGATATATCACAAATGAACTTATTAGATTACTACTCTCCTATGGTACATTCCGAATCTCACTGTCAAGAAAAGATGCaagttttatttataacattAAGAGATAGCAAAGAAGAAAATCGTAGTGAAATAGCTCAAAAAGTTAAGAGTGCATATTACCAATGTAAATTAGATTACTATAAGAATCATCATAGCGATTTTATCCACAGAATACATCCAAATGATTTCTTAAATAATAAGGTGTATGTCTTAAAACAACCATATTATCTCATGAGTAATGTTCCTTTAAATAACCCAAAGAAAGTATCACGTTTATTTGTAACAGAAGGTACATtagaatatttattattagatAAGATTAATATTCCAGAATGTTTCGGACCATGTACTAAATTACATTTTAACAAAGTAGTTATTAAAGAATCAAAGGAAAGAATATATGATATGACTATAAATAATGCTTTAGTACCAGAAATACAACCATATAAcagaagaaaatatatgacTATCTATATAAATGAAGCATATATTAAGAATATAGTTTCAGATGCATTAACCAgtgaagaaataaaaagacATGATATCCAAAAAGGTAATATCAAAATATGTATGGGAAAAAGCACATATCTTACAGAACCTATATTAACTGAAGAACATTTCAATTTAACTCACAAACCAGTATATGATTTTTCTAGTGTGAAACACAATTTGAAAGTTTTCcatatgaaaaatgaaCATTTAGTATCTGAGGATCCAAACGATGACTGTTTCATCAACTACCCATTGGCAGCTATCAATTTAG ATATAACTGACCCATACAAAGAAATCAGTGAAGACTTAATCAAAAACTTGTATATCTTAAAAAGTAGTTAA
- a CDS encoding RNA-binding protein, putative, giving the protein MSIKNKIDMSLDELIEKENIKANLKTNEKKTVNKFIEKNTGQKFLHSIIISNVNSKNLELYKKEFSKFGKIYNIYHDNEKKITYVKYDNKNSCDTAISTMNNQTIDGDTITIILGKKIIDKKNSKNINQNNVVMNNNNNMHNNMNNNKIIQPFKMPMYNPNAYPPHPFYMNNNFAPYNNIPPANAYQNNFFDKNMALYNNSTKNIY; this is encoded by the exons atgagcataaaaaataagataGATATGAGTTTAGATGAACTCAtagaaaaggaaaatataaaagcaaatttaaaaaccaatgaaaaaaagacggtaaataaatttattgaaaaaaatacag GTCAGAAATTTTTGCATAGTATTATAATATCCAATGTGAATAGCAAAAATTTAGAactttataaaaaagagtTTAGTAAATTTGGgaagatatataatatctatcatgataatgaaaaaaaaataac gtatgttaaatatgataataaaaattccTGCGATACAGCAATAAGCACAATGAATAACCAGACAATTGATGGAGATACTATAACGATTATATTG GGTAAAAAGATCatagataaaaaaaactcGAAAAACATAAACCAGAATAATGTTGTTATgaataataacaataatatgcataataatatgaataataataaaattatccAACCTTTTAAAATGCCCATGTATAATCCTAATGCATATCCCCCACATccattttatatgaataataattttgcACCATACAATAATATACCCCCAGCAAATGCTTACcaaaataatttctttgataaaaatatggcactttataataattctacgaaaaatatatacg